A single window of Archangium gephyra DNA harbors:
- a CDS encoding trypsin-like peptidase domain-containing protein: MIKRLNASRRALTGALIVALPVLAQAQTAAPSAPPPQPATREAQALPSLAPLVESVKGAVVNVDVQAKASGFGQGDNPFFDRFFGGGEGGRGQRREQIRQGSGSGFIIDAKGLVLTNNHVVEGAVAIRVRLDDGRSFDAEVVGTDPLTDVALIRLKGKVENLLTVKLGDSDALRVGDWVVAIGNPFGLASSVSSGILSARARDIHSGPYDDFLQTDAAINPGNSGGPLFNLKGEVVGINTAIVGGGTGIGFAVPSNLVKALMPQLEKDGAVTRAWLGIGIQDLTQDLAKAMQLPVNEGAIVSQVNDNSPAGKAGMKADDVIVAIDGQKVGSGGQLTRTVALKKPGTTSTLDVFRDGKRQALKVQLGTRPDREGVSARQRRGGEETEQSSKARVGVSLSNVDPRIVERTGLRSEQGALVTDVLPGSPAERAELAPGMVVVEVDRKPVRNAEELAKIIRKAPAGSTLLLRVEVPGSGRYLRALHIP, translated from the coding sequence ATGATCAAGCGACTGAATGCATCGCGGCGCGCTCTCACGGGCGCCCTCATCGTAGCGCTGCCGGTGCTGGCGCAGGCCCAGACGGCGGCTCCTTCCGCTCCTCCTCCCCAGCCGGCCACCCGGGAAGCGCAGGCCCTGCCTTCGCTCGCCCCGCTGGTCGAGTCCGTGAAGGGGGCCGTCGTCAACGTGGACGTGCAGGCCAAGGCCTCCGGCTTCGGACAGGGGGACAATCCCTTCTTCGATCGCTTCTTCGGGGGCGGAGAGGGAGGCCGGGGCCAGCGGCGCGAGCAGATCCGCCAGGGCTCGGGCTCGGGCTTCATCATCGACGCCAAGGGCCTGGTGTTGACCAACAACCACGTCGTCGAGGGAGCGGTGGCCATCCGCGTGCGCCTGGACGACGGGCGCAGCTTCGACGCGGAGGTGGTTGGGACGGATCCGCTCACGGACGTGGCCCTCATCCGGCTCAAGGGCAAGGTGGAGAACCTGCTCACGGTGAAGCTGGGAGACTCGGACGCGCTGCGCGTGGGTGACTGGGTGGTGGCCATCGGCAACCCGTTCGGCCTGGCCTCGAGCGTGAGCAGCGGCATCCTCTCGGCGCGCGCCCGCGACATTCACTCCGGCCCGTACGACGACTTCCTGCAGACGGACGCGGCCATCAACCCGGGCAACTCGGGTGGCCCGCTCTTCAACCTGAAGGGCGAGGTGGTGGGCATCAACACCGCCATCGTGGGAGGGGGCACGGGCATCGGCTTCGCGGTGCCGAGCAACCTGGTGAAGGCGCTCATGCCGCAGCTGGAGAAGGACGGCGCGGTGACGCGTGCGTGGCTGGGCATCGGCATCCAGGATCTGACGCAGGACCTGGCCAAGGCGATGCAGTTGCCGGTCAACGAGGGCGCGATCGTCTCGCAGGTGAACGACAACTCGCCGGCGGGCAAGGCGGGCATGAAGGCGGACGACGTCATCGTGGCCATCGACGGGCAGAAGGTGGGCTCGGGCGGCCAGCTGACGCGCACGGTGGCGCTGAAGAAGCCGGGCACCACCTCCACGCTGGACGTCTTCCGGGACGGCAAGCGGCAGGCGCTGAAGGTGCAGCTGGGGACGCGTCCGGACCGCGAGGGCGTGAGCGCGCGTCAGCGGCGTGGCGGCGAGGAGACGGAGCAGTCCTCGAAGGCGCGTGTGGGCGTGTCGTTGAGCAACGTGGATCCGCGCATCGTCGAGCGGACGGGGCTGCGCTCGGAGCAGGGGGCGCTGGTGACGGACGTGCTGCCGGGCTCGCCGGCGGAGCGCGCGGAGCTGGCGCCGGGGATGGTGGTGGTGGAGGTGGATCGCAAGCCGGTGCGCAACGCGGAGGAGCTGGCGAAGATCATCCGCAAGGCGCCCGCGGGCAGCACGCTGCTGTTGCGCGTGGAGGTCCCGGGCAGCGGCCGCTACCTGCGAGCCCTGCACATCCCGTAG
- the pgeF gene encoding peptidoglycan editing factor PgeF translates to MSAHPPSLVTSALLPVPHGFTTRAGGVSEGPYASLNLRFMEGDLRERVEENHRRLAVMAGAALEALHTVKQVHGDRVVEAGAGEGTGALRPPEGEADALWTERPEHWVAVGTADCVPVLLVDPDGRRVAAVHSGWRGTEARIVARAVESLVARGSRPERLLAAVGPSIQRCCYVVSEDLGQRFTAGFGPEVVVREGADVRLDLARAVRDTLLGAGLKAAQVDVLPHCTACDADRFFSHRRDAGRTGRHLNFVVHRF, encoded by the coding sequence ATGTCCGCACACCCTCCGTCATTGGTGACGTCCGCGCTGCTGCCCGTGCCCCATGGCTTCACCACCCGAGCAGGAGGCGTGTCCGAGGGACCCTATGCCTCGCTCAACCTGCGCTTCATGGAAGGTGACCTCCGAGAGCGGGTGGAGGAGAACCATCGGCGCCTGGCGGTGATGGCGGGCGCGGCGCTCGAGGCGCTGCACACGGTGAAGCAGGTGCATGGAGACCGGGTGGTGGAGGCGGGAGCGGGGGAGGGGACGGGCGCGCTGCGGCCACCGGAGGGCGAGGCGGACGCGCTGTGGACGGAGCGCCCGGAGCATTGGGTGGCGGTGGGGACGGCGGACTGTGTGCCGGTGCTGCTGGTGGATCCGGACGGCCGGCGGGTGGCGGCGGTGCACTCGGGGTGGCGGGGGACGGAGGCGCGCATCGTGGCGCGGGCGGTGGAGTCGCTGGTGGCCCGGGGCTCGCGGCCCGAGCGGCTGCTCGCGGCGGTGGGCCCGTCCATCCAGCGCTGCTGCTACGTCGTCTCCGAGGACCTGGGCCAGCGCTTCACCGCGGGCTTCGGCCCGGAGGTGGTAGTGCGCGAGGGAGCGGACGTGCGCTTGGATCTCGCACGGGCCGTACGGGACACATTGCTGGGGGCGGGGCTGAAGGCGGCGCAGGTGGATGTGCTCCCTCACTGCACCGCGTGCGATGCGGACCGATTCTTCTCGCACCGGCGTGACGCGGGGCGCACCGGCCGTCACCTCAATTTCGTGGTACACCGGTTCTGA
- a CDS encoding tetratricopeptide repeat protein has protein sequence MLEHRIIRRLFAIAPLCALTACATTGSAQSSELAELKAEVRAMRETQARLEKRLERVELHASVNQSRAASAPAREASASAAPSSPASSGSGYSTPELAVVKLKPRNEPAPPLPVRVAVVEPAPDDMEMFISSAPEGDAAPATAEVSEPMADELAIAALDAEFEQAVAALRTGNVEGGVTRLRSFAEQNPRHPRADNALYFSGLGQMGLKDHASAAKSFERLIASYPAGDAVLDGMLRLAECRLRLNQKDDARALYTRILTQFPGTAAATQAEQRLASLSP, from the coding sequence GTGCTGGAGCACCGCATCATTCGCCGACTCTTCGCCATCGCGCCCCTGTGTGCGCTGACCGCCTGTGCCACCACCGGTTCCGCCCAATCCTCGGAGCTGGCGGAGCTGAAGGCCGAGGTACGCGCCATGCGCGAGACCCAGGCGCGCCTGGAGAAGCGGCTGGAGCGTGTGGAGCTGCACGCCAGCGTGAACCAGTCGCGCGCCGCCTCGGCTCCGGCCAGGGAGGCTTCCGCCTCCGCTGCTCCGTCCTCTCCGGCCTCGTCCGGTTCCGGCTACAGCACGCCGGAGCTCGCGGTGGTGAAGCTCAAGCCGCGCAACGAGCCCGCGCCCCCGCTGCCCGTCCGGGTGGCGGTGGTCGAGCCCGCGCCCGATGACATGGAGATGTTCATCAGCTCCGCGCCCGAGGGGGACGCTGCTCCCGCCACGGCCGAGGTGTCCGAGCCGATGGCGGATGAGCTGGCCATCGCCGCGCTGGACGCCGAGTTCGAGCAGGCGGTGGCGGCGCTGCGCACCGGCAACGTGGAGGGCGGGGTGACGCGCCTGCGCTCCTTCGCCGAGCAGAACCCCCGCCACCCGCGCGCGGACAACGCGCTCTACTTCAGCGGGCTCGGGCAGATGGGGCTCAAGGACCACGCCTCCGCGGCGAAGTCCTTCGAGCGGCTCATCGCGAGCTATCCGGCCGGCGATGCCGTGCTGGACGGCATGCTGCGGCTGGCCGAGTGCCGGCTGCGGCTCAACCAGAAAGACGACGCGCGGGCGCTCTACACCCGCATCCTCACCCAGTTCCCGGGGACGGCCGCCGCCACGCAAGCGGAGCAGCGGCTCGCCTCCCTCTCGCCCTAG
- a CDS encoding glycoside hydrolase family 57 protein: MSIGSLALVLHAHLPFVRHPEYEDFLEEDWLYEAISETYLPLLLVFDRLADEGVPYRVTMTLTPTLVTMLRDELLMGRYARKLDQLCELGAREVHRTRNDPVFSRLAHFYRDHFETLRGAFRERYKRDLVSAFRRLQDAGHLEIITCNATHGFLPLMQQTPEAVRAQITVAANHYRLTFGRDAPGIWLAECGYFPGVEKYLAAERIRYFFVDTHGLTDATPRPLHGPFAPIYTEAGVAAYARDPESSQQVWSSQHGYPGDPVYREFYRDIGWDLDLDYIRPFIQPTGERKNTGFKYYRITGKTQDKQPYDPDAARERAVTHAGNFLFNREKQFEWLAGKMGGRKPVVVAPYDAELYGHWWFEGPWFLEALIRKVAQEQKTFQLVAPSDDLAEHPENQVATPPLSSWGAGGYANMWLDGSNDWIYRHLHHCSRQMVALAKEYPDAPTLVRRALNQAARELLLAQASDWAFIMKTGTMVDYAVRRTKEHILRFQRLHEQIRDGRIDQGWLAHIEGKNNLFPEIDYRVYRPG; this comes from the coding sequence ATGAGCATCGGCTCACTCGCGCTCGTCCTGCACGCACACCTGCCGTTCGTCCGCCACCCCGAATACGAGGACTTCCTCGAGGAGGACTGGCTCTACGAGGCCATCTCGGAGACGTACCTCCCGCTGCTGCTCGTCTTCGATCGGCTGGCGGACGAGGGCGTGCCCTACCGGGTGACGATGACGCTCACGCCCACGCTCGTCACCATGCTGCGCGACGAGCTGCTCATGGGCCGCTACGCGCGCAAGCTGGACCAGCTCTGTGAGCTGGGCGCGCGCGAGGTGCACCGCACCCGGAACGATCCCGTCTTCAGCCGGCTGGCCCACTTCTACCGGGACCACTTCGAGACGCTGCGCGGCGCCTTCCGCGAGCGCTACAAGCGGGACCTGGTGAGCGCCTTCCGCCGGCTGCAGGACGCGGGGCACCTGGAGATCATCACCTGCAACGCCACGCATGGCTTCCTGCCGCTGATGCAGCAGACGCCCGAGGCGGTGCGCGCGCAGATCACCGTGGCGGCCAACCACTACCGGCTGACCTTCGGCCGGGACGCGCCGGGCATCTGGCTGGCCGAGTGCGGTTACTTCCCCGGAGTGGAGAAGTACCTGGCGGCCGAGCGCATCCGGTACTTCTTCGTGGACACGCACGGCCTGACGGACGCCACGCCGCGGCCGCTGCACGGCCCCTTCGCGCCCATCTACACGGAAGCGGGCGTGGCCGCGTACGCGCGAGATCCCGAGAGCAGCCAGCAGGTGTGGAGCTCCCAGCACGGCTACCCGGGGGACCCCGTCTACCGCGAGTTCTACCGGGACATCGGCTGGGACCTGGACCTGGACTACATCCGGCCCTTCATCCAGCCCACCGGGGAGCGCAAGAACACCGGCTTCAAGTACTACCGGATCACCGGCAAGACGCAGGACAAGCAGCCCTACGATCCGGACGCCGCGCGCGAGCGGGCCGTCACCCACGCGGGCAACTTCCTCTTCAACCGCGAGAAGCAGTTCGAGTGGCTCGCCGGGAAGATGGGGGGCCGCAAGCCGGTGGTGGTGGCTCCCTACGATGCCGAGCTCTACGGCCACTGGTGGTTCGAGGGCCCGTGGTTCCTCGAGGCGCTCATCCGCAAGGTGGCCCAGGAGCAGAAGACGTTCCAGCTGGTGGCACCCTCGGACGACCTGGCCGAGCACCCGGAGAACCAGGTGGCCACGCCGCCCCTGTCCTCCTGGGGCGCGGGGGGCTACGCCAACATGTGGTTGGACGGCTCCAACGATTGGATCTACCGGCACCTCCACCACTGCTCGCGCCAGATGGTGGCCCTGGCGAAGGAGTACCCCGATGCCCCGACGCTCGTGCGCCGGGCGCTCAATCAGGCCGCGCGCGAGCTGCTGTTGGCCCAGGCCTCGGACTGGGCCTTCATCATGAAGACCGGGACCATGGTGGACTACGCGGTGCGGCGCACGAAGGAGCACATCCTCCGCTTCCAGCGCCTGCACGAGCAGATCCGCGATGGGCGCATCGACCAGGGCTGGCTGGCCCACATCGAGGGCAAGAACAACCTCTTCCCGGAGATCGACTACCGGGTGTACCGCCCGGGGTGA
- a CDS encoding LysM peptidoglycan-binding domain-containing protein codes for MRSRIFSSLLLATVLAPPAVWAQDAEDPQEPEAGEETEGSEVVDDQPAQPRSGQIAIPKGQEGRESAPGEVHTVERGDTLWDLSQKYLGSPWYWPKVWSYNPEIANPHWIYPGNNVRFFPAGEEVPSRVEAGVGPAPMEMVAESGEIAESTELGPASGADLVSVTGKIGFEPKASRTVMTQGFVTARELDEAGRIEGAATGAEMLSFPDVAYVRFKRKADAKVGDRYVIFHTGEAVKHPVTGKPAGYLTEFVGTLKVVALGDTFVKAQVMDTWDAVMRGDLVGPFGERLVESVVQRRNEKEIQGYIVTALVPYLTLTAEHHFLVIDKGSADGVQVGNTFTILRLGDTTKQRVLELDLPNQKKKGPEMPMENVALCLVTEVKERTSNCVLTYSIQEVAPGDRAVMRVNNGQPTAQR; via the coding sequence ATGCGCTCGCGGATCTTCTCCTCGCTCCTTCTCGCCACCGTTCTCGCGCCGCCCGCCGTGTGGGCGCAGGACGCGGAGGACCCGCAGGAGCCCGAGGCCGGCGAAGAGACCGAGGGGTCCGAGGTGGTGGATGATCAGCCCGCCCAGCCCCGGTCCGGTCAGATCGCCATTCCCAAGGGCCAGGAGGGCCGCGAGTCGGCTCCCGGCGAGGTCCACACCGTGGAGCGCGGTGACACGCTCTGGGATCTGTCCCAGAAGTACCTGGGCAGCCCCTGGTACTGGCCCAAGGTCTGGTCCTACAACCCGGAGATCGCCAACCCGCATTGGATCTACCCGGGCAACAACGTGCGTTTCTTCCCCGCGGGCGAGGAAGTGCCGTCGCGCGTGGAGGCGGGCGTGGGCCCCGCGCCCATGGAGATGGTGGCCGAGAGCGGGGAGATCGCCGAGTCCACCGAGCTGGGCCCCGCCAGTGGCGCGGATCTGGTCTCGGTGACCGGGAAGATCGGCTTCGAGCCCAAGGCGTCGCGCACGGTGATGACGCAGGGCTTCGTCACCGCGCGCGAGCTGGACGAGGCGGGCCGCATCGAGGGCGCCGCCACCGGCGCGGAGATGCTGTCCTTCCCGGACGTGGCCTACGTGCGCTTCAAGCGCAAGGCGGACGCGAAGGTCGGGGACCGGTACGTCATCTTCCACACCGGTGAGGCGGTGAAGCACCCGGTGACGGGCAAGCCGGCCGGCTACCTCACCGAGTTCGTGGGCACCCTGAAGGTGGTGGCGCTGGGCGACACCTTCGTCAAGGCGCAGGTCATGGACACGTGGGATGCCGTGATGCGCGGCGACCTGGTGGGCCCCTTCGGTGAGCGGCTGGTGGAGTCGGTGGTCCAGCGGCGCAACGAGAAGGAGATCCAGGGCTACATCGTCACCGCGCTCGTGCCCTACCTGACCCTCACCGCCGAGCACCACTTCCTGGTGATCGACAAGGGCAGCGCGGATGGCGTGCAGGTGGGCAACACCTTCACCATCCTCCGTCTGGGTGACACCACCAAGCAGCGCGTGCTGGAGCTGGATCTGCCCAACCAGAAGAAGAAGGGGCCGGAGATGCCCATGGAGAACGTCGCCCTGTGCCTCGTGACCGAGGTGAAGGAGCGCACCTCCAACTGCGTGCTCACGTACTCCATCCAGGAAGTGGCGCCCGGGGATCGCGCGGTGATGCGCGTCAACAACGGGCAGCCCACTGCCCAGCGCTGA
- a CDS encoding GGDEF domain-containing protein, translating to MALGLDTVGRKLLWSVALPGLLAAMLGLGYFWREAQIAARDATHDEAMVLAEFVGTTFRLPTPEGLPPHHAVTELLQSDTRLLRSTAELNILAPDGRIRWSVSPREVSTLHPDAERLTAPGPQWARSDAHETEVLRSLGEKECEGCHAGAQETRVGMVHLRVAEPVVHRELTHALGAALVAVLVLGTMLIVATGTSLHFFLTRPLRRLAAAMRRAEEGDFLVRAEVRGADELSRLGAAFNAMLARLTSMKAEEIDTHRDLQVTKWKLSLKEELEERIAELALLFDVARSVNSTIELSELLARITQLVPERLHIPDFSIMLVNAEGLLEVKSTFPQHPELEGMTLQPGDGASGRAAELQRVVYVPDVRDPSSAFARNGLLPGHDSGAVLCIPMVHMESVLGVLNFRRPEVASFAPEELELLTAVADQAATAVKNAMLHAEAVKLTMTDPLTGVPNRRHLFARLELEVARAQRFGTPVSILMVDIDHFKKLNDAAGHRAGDETLRKVCDVLRARLRKVDTLARYGGEEFMLVLSNVSKHDAFDVAEKLRRSIMEAPQLAAPTQPGGHITVSIGVATMPIDSSTQDSLVDCADAALYASKRAGRNSVTSYAPGMELHPGRERGLSRPNDPSSPSSVAKA from the coding sequence ATGGCATTGGGTCTCGACACCGTTGGCAGGAAGCTCCTGTGGAGCGTTGCCCTGCCCGGTCTGCTCGCGGCCATGCTGGGCTTGGGCTACTTCTGGCGTGAGGCGCAGATCGCCGCCCGGGACGCCACGCACGACGAGGCGATGGTGCTCGCGGAGTTCGTCGGCACCACCTTCCGGCTGCCCACCCCCGAGGGCCTTCCCCCCCACCATGCCGTCACCGAGCTGCTGCAGTCGGACACCCGGCTGCTGCGCTCCACGGCGGAGCTCAACATCCTCGCCCCGGATGGCCGCATCCGCTGGTCCGTGAGCCCGCGCGAGGTGAGCACGCTCCACCCCGACGCCGAGCGCCTCACGGCCCCCGGTCCCCAGTGGGCCCGCTCGGATGCGCACGAGACGGAGGTGCTCCGCTCGCTCGGCGAGAAGGAGTGCGAGGGCTGTCACGCCGGCGCCCAGGAAACGCGCGTGGGCATGGTGCACCTGCGCGTGGCCGAGCCCGTGGTGCACCGCGAGCTCACCCATGCGCTCGGCGCCGCGCTGGTGGCCGTGCTGGTGCTGGGCACCATGCTCATCGTCGCCACCGGCACCTCGCTGCACTTCTTCCTCACCCGGCCCCTGCGCCGGCTGGCGGCCGCCATGCGGCGCGCCGAGGAGGGCGACTTCCTGGTGCGCGCCGAGGTGCGCGGCGCGGATGAGCTCTCCCGGCTCGGCGCGGCCTTCAACGCCATGCTGGCGCGCCTCACCTCGATGAAGGCCGAGGAGATCGACACCCACCGCGATCTCCAGGTGACGAAGTGGAAGCTCTCCCTCAAGGAGGAGCTGGAGGAGCGCATCGCCGAGCTGGCCCTGCTCTTCGACGTGGCGCGCTCGGTCAACTCCACCATCGAGCTGTCCGAGCTGCTCGCGCGCATCACCCAGCTGGTGCCCGAGCGGCTCCACATCCCCGACTTCTCCATCATGCTCGTCAACGCGGAGGGGCTGCTGGAGGTCAAGAGCACCTTCCCGCAGCACCCGGAGCTGGAGGGCATGACGCTCCAGCCCGGCGACGGGGCCAGCGGGCGCGCCGCGGAGCTGCAGCGCGTGGTGTACGTGCCGGACGTCAGGGACCCCTCGAGCGCCTTCGCCCGGAACGGACTGCTGCCCGGGCACGACAGCGGGGCGGTGCTGTGCATCCCCATGGTGCACATGGAGTCGGTGCTCGGCGTGCTCAACTTCCGGCGCCCCGAGGTGGCCAGCTTCGCCCCCGAGGAGCTGGAGCTGCTCACCGCGGTGGCCGATCAGGCCGCCACGGCGGTGAAGAACGCCATGCTCCACGCCGAGGCGGTGAAGCTCACCATGACGGACCCCCTCACCGGGGTGCCCAACCGCCGCCACCTCTTCGCGCGCCTGGAGCTGGAGGTGGCACGCGCCCAGCGCTTCGGCACCCCCGTGTCCATCCTCATGGTGGACATCGACCACTTCAAGAAGCTCAACGACGCCGCGGGCCACCGCGCCGGTGACGAGACGCTGCGCAAGGTCTGCGATGTGCTCCGCGCCCGCCTGCGCAAGGTGGACACCCTCGCGCGCTACGGCGGCGAGGAGTTCATGCTGGTGCTCTCCAACGTCTCCAAGCACGACGCCTTCGACGTGGCCGAGAAGCTGCGGCGCTCCATCATGGAGGCCCCCCAGCTCGCCGCTCCCACCCAGCCCGGCGGCCACATCACCGTCTCCATCGGCGTGGCCACCATGCCCATCGACTCCTCCACCCAGGACTCCCTGGTGGATTGTGCCGACGCCGCCCTCTACGCCAGCAAGCGCGCCGGACGGAACAGCGTCACCTCCTACGCCCCCGGCATGGAGCTGCACCCCGGCCGCGAGCGCGGCCTATCCCGCCCTAACGATCCTTCCTCCCCCTCCAGCGTCGCCAAGGCGTGA